A region of Rhodamnia argentea isolate NSW1041297 chromosome 9, ASM2092103v1, whole genome shotgun sequence DNA encodes the following proteins:
- the LOC115756127 gene encoding salutaridine reductase-like: protein MDRIAVVTGANKGIGFEICKQLALNGVFVVLTARDVNRGNEAIEKLASIEISNVVFHQLDVVDRISVDSLADFLKVRFGKLDILVNNAGVTGVTHTKEDLVLTADHLKGPLAKSTKEFVKETYESAEKCLRTNYYGIKQVTAALLPLLQQSNLPKVVNVSSSVGQLQYIPGENIKKELGDIDSLTEEKVDSLVVRFLKDKKEDTVETGGWPIIASAYLTSKAILNAYTRVLAKKYPGIAINAVSPGFVKTDLNHNTGFLPVEEGAKGPVMVALLPEAGPSGMFFNRTVVSTF, encoded by the exons GATTGCGGTCGTTACGGGTGCGAATAAAGGGATCGGATTCGAGATATGCAAGCAACTCGCTTTGAATGGAGTCTTTGTCGTATTAACCGCAAGAGATGTGAATAGAGGGAACGAGGCGATCGAGAAGCTTGCGAGTATTGAGATCTCCAACGTGGTCTTTCATCAGCTCGACGTGGTGGATAGGATCAGCGTCGATTCGCTGGCCGATTTCCTCAAGGTTCGGTTCGGAAAGCTTGATATTCTG GTGAATAATGCAGGTGTAACCGGAGTAACACACACGAAAGAAGACTTGGTTTTGACTGCAGATCAC CTCAAAGGTCCGCTGGCCAAATCGACGAAGGAGTTCGTAAAGGAGACGTATGAATCAGCAGAAAAATGCCTGAGGACTAACTACTATGGAATCAAACAAGTAACTGCTGCTCTTCTGCCTCTTCTTCAACAATCAAATTTGCCAAAAGTAGTCAATGTATCCTCTTCCGTTGGCCAGCTTCAG TACATCCCCGGTGAGAATATCAAAAAGGAGCTCGGTGACATTGATAGCCTCACGGAAGAGAAAGTGGACAGCTTGGTAGTGAGATTTCTAAAGGATAAGAAGGAGGACACGGTGGAAACTGGAGGCTGGCCGATCATTGCATCCGCTTACCTCACCTCGAAAGCAATTCTCAATGCTTACACAAGAGTTTTGGCTAAGAAGTACCCCGGAATTGCCATCAATGCCGTGAGCCCCGGTTTCGTCAAGACCGACCTAAACCACAACACAGGGTTTTTGCCAGTCGAGGAAGGCGCGAAAGGTCCCGTTATGGTGGCTCTATTGCCAGAAGCTGGACCTTCCGGCATGTTCTTCAATCGGACGGTTGTATCGACCTTTTGA